In a genomic window of [Empedobacter] haloabium:
- a CDS encoding EAL domain-containing protein, with translation MDQSEKFPTPAQLAAPAALPAQEALGWITRLVAALELMPGVAVCSIDRAGVVRFCNQACARLCGVTPQQAVGRRLDELLSRGEREAEHAALLEAVWQTGRHGPAGDWIVRAADGREHWVCSTKLPIFQGELGQVFCMDVDITARKHAERTLTLAAQVFENSRDAILLTDSQRRIISVNRAYGGITGFDACEVLGRPLTVSRAGVEDETFLREVWNQIEVLDHWQGETCSRRRDGEVFPAWLSLTAIRDGQGQVSNYMAILSDITERKRSEEHTRHLAEHDFLTDLPNRVLLLDRLSLALSAARRKGSMLAILFLDLDRFKPVNDTLGHQVGDALLREVAARLLKCVRKVDTVSRQGGDEFVVILADIGGIDHAAHVAEAVRQAIGQPYRIGEHELHISASIGVSIFPSDGDDIDTLIQNADVAMYHAKEGGRDGFRFFSAAMNQRIVERATFENGLRRALDEQQFELVFEPELDVRSGVLVGAEALVRWRHPELGLLAPERFLDVAEEAGLMVPIGNWVMREACRHARAWHDEGHQVGVAVNLSPAQFQQRDLLEQVQAALDEAGLEARFLELELTEAILMQGGAGVADTLRGLRQLGVRLSLDDFGTGWSRLGQLKDYPIDKLKIAQAFLAGGFDPTVIRTIIAMARSMDMTVIAEGVETAEQLEFLRGQGCDQYQGYHAVAAARASGQASVLH, from the coding sequence ATGGACCAGTCAGAGAAATTCCCCACGCCCGCGCAGCTCGCCGCGCCAGCGGCGCTTCCGGCCCAGGAAGCGCTGGGCTGGATCACGCGCCTGGTGGCCGCGCTGGAGCTGATGCCCGGGGTCGCCGTCTGCAGTATCGACCGGGCCGGCGTCGTCCGGTTCTGTAACCAGGCCTGCGCGCGCTTGTGCGGCGTGACGCCGCAGCAGGCCGTCGGCCGCCGGCTCGATGAGCTGCTGTCGCGCGGCGAACGCGAGGCCGAGCACGCCGCCCTGCTGGAAGCGGTCTGGCAGACCGGGCGCCACGGCCCGGCCGGCGACTGGATCGTGCGCGCCGCCGACGGCCGCGAGCACTGGGTCTGCTCGACCAAGCTGCCGATCTTCCAGGGCGAGCTGGGACAGGTGTTCTGCATGGACGTCGACATCACGGCGCGCAAGCACGCCGAGCGCACGCTGACCCTGGCGGCCCAGGTGTTCGAGAACAGCCGCGACGCCATCCTGCTGACCGACAGCCAGCGCCGCATCATTTCCGTCAATCGCGCCTATGGCGGCATCACGGGCTTCGACGCCTGCGAGGTGCTGGGCCGGCCCTTGACGGTCTCGCGTGCCGGCGTCGAGGACGAGACCTTCCTGCGCGAGGTGTGGAACCAGATCGAGGTGCTCGACCACTGGCAGGGCGAGACCTGCTCGCGCCGCCGCGACGGCGAGGTGTTCCCGGCCTGGCTGTCGCTGACGGCGATCCGCGACGGCCAGGGCCAGGTCAGCAACTACATGGCGATCCTGTCCGACATCACGGAGCGCAAGCGCAGCGAGGAGCACACGCGCCACCTGGCCGAGCACGACTTCCTGACCGACCTGCCGAACCGCGTGCTGCTGCTGGACCGGCTGTCGCTGGCGCTGTCGGCGGCGCGCCGCAAGGGCAGCATGCTGGCGATCCTGTTCCTCGACCTGGACCGCTTCAAGCCGGTCAACGACACCCTGGGCCACCAGGTCGGCGACGCCCTGCTGCGGGAAGTCGCGGCGCGGCTGTTGAAATGCGTGCGCAAGGTCGATACCGTCAGCCGCCAGGGTGGCGACGAATTCGTCGTCATCCTGGCCGACATCGGCGGCATCGACCATGCGGCCCACGTGGCCGAGGCGGTCCGCCAGGCCATCGGCCAGCCATACCGGATCGGCGAACACGAACTGCACATCTCGGCCTCGATCGGCGTCAGCATCTTTCCCAGCGATGGCGACGATATCGACACGCTGATCCAGAACGCCGATGTCGCCATGTACCACGCCAAGGAGGGCGGCCGCGACGGCTTCCGCTTCTTCAGCGCGGCGATGAACCAGCGCATCGTCGAACGCGCCACCTTCGAGAATGGCCTGCGCCGCGCCCTGGATGAGCAGCAGTTCGAGCTGGTGTTCGAGCCGGAGCTGGACGTGCGCAGCGGCGTGCTGGTGGGCGCCGAGGCGCTGGTGCGCTGGCGCCATCCGGAACTGGGCCTGCTGGCGCCGGAGCGCTTCCTGGACGTGGCCGAGGAGGCCGGGCTGATGGTCCCGATCGGCAACTGGGTCATGCGCGAGGCGTGCCGGCACGCGCGTGCGTGGCACGACGAGGGCCACCAGGTCGGCGTCGCCGTCAACCTGTCGCCGGCGCAGTTCCAGCAGCGCGACCTGCTGGAACAGGTACAGGCGGCACTGGATGAAGCGGGACTGGAAGCGCGCTTCCTGGAACTGGAGCTGACCGAAGCCATCCTCATGCAAGGCGGCGCCGGTGTGGCCGACACCTTGCGCGGCCTGCGCCAGCTGGGTGTGCGGCTGTCGCTGGACGACTTCGGCACCGGCTGGTCGCGCCTGGGCCAGTTGAAGGACTACCCGATCGACAAGCTGAAGATCGCCCAGGCGTTCCTGGCGGGCGGTTTCGATCCGACCGTGATCCGCACCATCATCGCGATGGCGCGCAGCATGGACATGACAGTGATCGCGGAAGGCGTCGAAACGGCCGAGCAGCTGGAGTTCCTGCGCGGGCAGGGCTGCGACCAGTACCAGGGCTATCACGCCGTGGCGGCGGCCCGCGCCAGCGGCCAGGCTTCAGTGCTGCATTGA